A genome region from Anastrepha obliqua isolate idAnaObli1 chromosome 4, idAnaObli1_1.0, whole genome shotgun sequence includes the following:
- the LOC129244522 gene encoding trypsin zeta-like: protein MKAGTIFGAILALTLMGTSCARTLNEADTVVAADTDSTIDGRIVGGRTVDISAHPHQVSMRLKSILSSSASYSHNCGGSIISESIVLTAAHCVIAKVPSQYQIVAGTNQRRSADGAIATVKEIIIHEQYSPSTYSNDVAIMVLGTPLPINNFTIKAVPLAEEGSLNGATATVSGWGTLSSGGTSPTMLQEVKVPIVSNEICNADYSGLITDSMLCAGVRGTGGKDACQGDSGGPLLVNNKLAGIVSWGYGCAQANYPGVYANVSYLLPWILEKIAEVELTLLSQN, encoded by the coding sequence ATGAAAGCCGGTACCATTTTTGGCGCCATATTGGCACTCACCCTAATGGGTACATCCTGCGCGCGTACTTTGAACGAAGCTGATACTGTTGTTGCGGCAGACACGGACTCCACCATAGATGGACGTATTGTTGGCGGCAGAACCGTTGATATTTCTGCACATCCCCATCAGGTTAGCATGCGCTTGAAGAGTATTCTATCCTCATCCGCCTCGTACTCGCATAACTGTGGCGGTAGCATTATCTCGGAGAGCATAGTCCTTACAGCGGCACATTGTGTAATCGCTAAAGTGCCTAGTCAATACCAAATTGTCGCAGGAACGAACCAGCGCAGAAGTGCCGATGGTGCTATTGCAACCGTTAAGGAGATCATTATTCATGAGCAGTACTCACCCAGTACGTATAGCAATGATGTCGCTATTATGGTGCTTGGTACGCCACTGCCGATCAACAATTTCACCATCAAAGCAGTGCCATTGGCGGAAGAGGGTTCGCTGAATGGTGCTACTGCTACGGTCAGTGGTTGGGGTACGCTTAGTTCAGGTGGTACCAGTCCAACTATGCTGCAGGAAGTTAAAGTGCCGATTGTCAGTAATGAGATATGCAATGCGGACTATAGTGGATTAATTACGGATTCTATGTTGTGCGCTGGCGTACGCGGCACTGGTGGCAAGGACGCTTGTCAAGGTGATTCGGGTGGTCCATTGTTGGTTAATAATAAACTAGCTGGTATAGTGTCGTGGGGTTATGGTTGTGCACAGGCTAATTATCCGGGAGTGTATGCGAATGTGTCATATTTGTTGCCATGGATACTTGAAAAAATCGCCGAGGTAGAGTTGACGCTTTTGTCGCAGAACTGA
- the LOC129244902 gene encoding trypsin zeta-like, with protein MGTSCAHTLNEADTVVVADTDSAINGRIVGGRTVDISAHPHQVSMRLKSNLSSSASYSHYCGGSIISESIVLTAAYCVTAKEPSQYQIVAGANQRRSADGAIATVKEIIIHEQYSASTYDNDVAIVVLGTPLPINNFTIKAVPLAEEGSLNGATATVSGWGTLSTGGSSANLLQEVNVPIISNEICNANYYDGLITDSMLCAGVRDTGGKDACDGDSGGPLLVNNKLAGIVSWGVGCAQANYPGVYANVSYLLPWIREKIAEVELTLLSQN; from the coding sequence ATGGGTACATCCTGCGCGCATACTTTGAACGAAGCTGATACTGTTGTTGTGGCAGACACGGACTCCGCCATAAATGGACGTATTGTTGGCGGTAGAACCGTTGATATTTCTGCACATCCCCATCAGGTTAGCATGCGCTTGAAGAGTAATCTATCCTCATCCGCCTCGTACTCGCATTACTGTGGTGGTAGCATTATCTCGGAGAGCATAGTCCTTACAGCGGCATATTGTGTAACCGCTAAAGAGCCTAGTCAATACCAAATTGTCGCAGGAGCGAATCAGCGCAGAAGTGCCGATGGTGCTATTGCAACCGTTAAGGAGATCATTATTCATGAGCAGTACTCAGCCAGTACCTATGACAATGATGTCGCTATTGTAGTGCTTGGTACGCCACTGCCAATCAACAATTTCACCATCAAAGCAGTGCCATTGGCGGAAGAGGGTTCGCTGAATGGTGCTACTGCTACGGTCAGTGGTTGGGGTACGCTTAGTACGGGTGGTTCCAGTGCAAATTTGCTGCAGGAAGTTAATGTGCCGATTATCAGTAATGAGATATGCAACGCGAATTACTATGATGGACTAATTACGGATTCTATGTTGTGCGCTGGCGTACGCGACACTGGTGGCAAGGATGCTTGTGATGGTGATTCGGGTGGTCCATTGTTGGTTAATAACAAACTAGCTGGTATAGTGTCGTGGGGTGTTGGCTGTGCACAGGCTAATTATCCGGGAGTGTATGCGAATGTGTCATATTTGTTACCATGGATACGTGAAAAAATCGCCGAGGTAGAGTTGACGCTTTTGTCGCAGAACTGA
- the LOC129244975 gene encoding trypsin alpha-3-like, with the protein MFTQHGRSLFFLLLGLCASIVPSVAAPEGRIVGGTTVDIFDAPHLVSLRYKHNSSTPFIHRCSGTIYSQDVVLTTARCVIGLTRQQLQIVAGTSYRSQTDGSVYLVNTTVIHPDFNIWFIDNDLALLHLEFPLATNNSKVIKPIDLAAAVPAAGSAATVAGWGATAEQAALAEQLQQADVRLINDTQCKATYGTGRISAAMLCAGGVSSSGSVIDACQGDAGSALVANGNAVGLVSWGSGCGREGYPGVYTNLVHFKEWIESEANKKI; encoded by the coding sequence ATGTTCACGCAACACGGAAGATcactattttttctacttttgggCCTTTGCGCTTCAATCGTACCGAGCGTTGCCGCACCTGAAGGCCGCATTGTTGGCGGCACTACCGTCGACATTTTCGATGCGCCACATTTGGTATCGCTACGCTACAAGCACAACAGCTCAACACCCTTCATACATCGCTGTTCCGGCACGATTTACTCACAGGATGTCGTGTTGACCACTGCGCGTTGCGTCATCGGTTTGACGCGTCAACAATTGCAAATTGTGGCAGGCACCAGCTATCGTTCACAAACTGATGGTTCTGTTTATCTCGTCAATACGACCGTCATACATCCGGATTTCAATATTTGGTTTATCGACAATGACTTGGCGCTATTGCATTTGGAATTTCCGCTAGCCACAAACAATTCAAAGGTGATCAAACCAATCGATTTGGCCGCGGCTGTGCCCGCAGCAGGCAGTGCAGCGACCGTGGCTGGTTGGGGTGCTACGGCAGAACAGGCGGCACTGGCAGAGCAGTTGCAGCAAGCGGACGTGCGCCTGATAAACGATACCCAGTGCAAGGCGACATACGGTACGGGACGTATTAGTGCGGCTATGTTGTGTGCAGGCGGCGTGAGTTCAAGTGGTAGTGTAATCGATGCCTGTCAGGGTGATGCGGGCAGCGCACTGGTGGCGAACGGCAATGCGGTGGGTTTGGTGTCGTGGGGAAGTGGCTGTGGACGCGAAGGATACCCCGGAGTTTATACGAATTTAGTGCATTTCAAGGAATGGATTGAAAGTGAAgccaataagaaaatttaa